Proteins from a genomic interval of Diaminobutyricimonas aerilata:
- a CDS encoding lysophospholipid acyltransferase family protein, whose protein sequence is MTQETPGKRRPEKVRSEKTPVWYTLAGLVLPVMNMAARYEIRDGHKLPKTGAFVLAPNHYTEIDPIVMGVVMWKLNRMPRFLAKASLFRIPILGALMRASGQIPVERSGRGADPLAAARSLAERELGVIIYPEGTLTREPDMWPMRGKTGAVRMALQAGVPVIPAAHWGSQQLMARYDKKVSLFPRKHIVIKIGDPVDLSAYRGKPLDPATLTKATEDVMDAITRLLEDLRGEKAPETRWDPAKHGQAETGRF, encoded by the coding sequence GTGACGCAGGAGACACCGGGGAAGCGCCGGCCCGAAAAGGTGCGCTCGGAGAAGACGCCGGTCTGGTACACCCTCGCGGGCCTCGTGCTGCCGGTCATGAACATGGCCGCGCGCTACGAGATCCGCGACGGGCACAAGCTGCCGAAGACCGGCGCGTTCGTCCTCGCCCCGAACCACTACACCGAGATCGACCCCATCGTGATGGGCGTCGTCATGTGGAAGCTGAACCGGATGCCGCGCTTCCTCGCGAAGGCGTCGCTGTTCAGGATCCCGATCCTCGGGGCGCTCATGCGCGCCTCGGGGCAGATCCCGGTCGAACGCTCCGGCCGCGGAGCCGACCCGCTCGCCGCCGCACGCTCCCTCGCCGAGCGTGAGCTCGGCGTCATCATCTACCCGGAGGGCACCCTCACGCGGGAGCCCGACATGTGGCCGATGCGCGGCAAGACGGGTGCGGTGCGCATGGCGCTGCAGGCCGGCGTGCCGGTGATCCCGGCCGCGCACTGGGGTAGCCAGCAGCTCATGGCCCGCTACGACAAGAAGGTCAGCCTCTTCCCGCGCAAGCACATCGTCATCAAGATCGGCGACCCCGTCGATCTGTCGGCCTACCGAGGCAAGCCGCTCGACCCCGCCACGTTGACGAAGGCGACGGAGGACGTCATGGACGCGATCACGCGACTGCTGGAGGACCTGCGGGGCGAGAAGGCACCCGAGACGCGCTGGGACCCGGCCAAGCACGGTCAGGCCGAGACGGGGCGGTTTTGA
- a CDS encoding NAD(P)H-dependent glycerol-3-phosphate dehydrogenase, with translation MTRVAVLGAGSWGTTFAKVLADGGADVTLWARRQELAEQITRSRRNSDYLPGITLPANLSADSDVAAVLDGVEQVFVSVPSQTLRENLAAIRHLIPDDSRVVSLMKGVEKGTRFRMSEVIEQELHIDPARVAVVSGPNLAMEIAKEQPTASVVSSTDPDTAAAVAVVATNPYLRSFVNNDVIGTEFGGVLKNLIAVAIGIVDGVGYGENTKASIITRGLVEMTDFAVAYGARPETLSGLAGLGDLIATCESSLSRNNTAGRLLGQGYSFSAVVRQMNQTAEGLASVAPVLELAAAKGVDMPIVSQVAEVLAGTLAPRDIAPHLTTDTDEPQGE, from the coding sequence TTGACGCGCGTCGCGGTGCTCGGGGCCGGCAGCTGGGGCACGACCTTCGCCAAGGTGCTCGCCGACGGCGGAGCGGATGTCACCCTGTGGGCGCGACGCCAGGAGCTCGCGGAGCAGATCACCCGGTCGCGGCGTAACAGCGACTACCTGCCCGGGATCACCCTCCCGGCGAACCTCTCCGCCGATTCCGACGTCGCCGCCGTGCTCGACGGGGTCGAGCAGGTGTTCGTCTCCGTGCCGAGTCAGACGCTGCGCGAGAACCTCGCCGCGATCCGTCATCTCATCCCGGACGATTCCCGCGTCGTCTCGCTCATGAAGGGCGTCGAGAAGGGCACCCGGTTCCGGATGAGCGAGGTCATCGAGCAGGAGCTGCACATCGACCCCGCCCGCGTCGCCGTCGTCTCGGGCCCGAACCTCGCGATGGAGATCGCGAAGGAGCAGCCGACCGCCTCCGTGGTCTCGAGCACCGACCCCGACACCGCCGCGGCCGTCGCGGTCGTCGCGACGAACCCGTACCTGCGCTCGTTCGTCAACAACGACGTCATCGGCACCGAGTTCGGCGGCGTGCTGAAGAACCTCATCGCGGTCGCCATCGGCATCGTCGACGGCGTCGGCTACGGCGAGAACACGAAAGCGTCGATCATCACGCGGGGCCTCGTCGAGATGACCGACTTCGCGGTCGCCTACGGGGCGCGGCCCGAGACCCTGAGCGGCCTCGCCGGCCTGGGCGACCTCATCGCGACGTGCGAGTCGTCGCTCTCGCGCAACAACACGGCGGGGCGGCTGCTCGGCCAGGGCTACAGCTTCTCGGCCGTCGTGCGGCAGATGAACCAGACCGCGGAGGGGCTCGCGTCGGTCGCGCCCGTGCTCGAACTCGCGGCGGCGAAGGGCGTGGACATGCCCATCGTGAGTCAGGTGGCCGAAGTGCTCGCCGGTACGCTGGCCCCGAGGGACATCGCGCCCCACCTGACGACCGACACGGACGAACCGCAGGGCGAGTAG
- a CDS encoding AAA family ATPase codes for MPVTQEQATWFADAFDKLVGNVDQAILGKNHVIRLVVMAMLSEGHVLLEDFPGTGKTVLAKALANTIDGTNSRIQFTPDLLPSDVTGVTIYDQGKGIFEFHKGPIFSSVVLADEINRASPKTQSALLEVMEEGVVTVDGVGHSVGSPFMVIATQNPVEQAGTYSLPEAQLDRFLIKTSLGYPDHETSVTLLLDSSNRARASRISPIIASASVVSMAQLASEVYTDAAVMGYVSEIVSATRTHKDVALGVSMRGALALARAAKTWALAAGRTYVTPDDIRDLAVPVLAHRIIVDPEAEFTGARADDIVSRILVDIEPPVYRAA; via the coding sequence ATGCCCGTAACCCAGGAGCAGGCGACCTGGTTCGCCGACGCGTTCGACAAGCTCGTCGGCAACGTCGACCAGGCGATCCTCGGTAAGAACCACGTCATCCGGCTCGTCGTCATGGCGATGCTCAGCGAGGGGCACGTGCTGCTCGAGGACTTCCCGGGAACGGGTAAGACGGTGCTCGCGAAGGCGCTCGCCAACACGATCGACGGCACGAACTCGCGCATCCAGTTCACCCCCGACCTGCTGCCCTCCGACGTCACCGGTGTGACGATCTACGACCAGGGCAAGGGGATCTTCGAGTTCCACAAGGGCCCGATCTTCTCGTCGGTCGTGCTCGCGGACGAGATCAACCGCGCAAGCCCGAAGACCCAGAGCGCGCTGCTCGAGGTCATGGAGGAGGGCGTCGTGACCGTCGACGGCGTGGGCCACTCGGTCGGCTCGCCGTTCATGGTGATCGCGACGCAGAACCCGGTCGAGCAGGCCGGCACCTACTCGCTGCCGGAGGCGCAGCTCGACCGCTTCCTCATCAAGACCTCGCTCGGCTACCCCGATCACGAGACCTCGGTGACGCTGCTGCTCGACTCGTCGAACCGCGCCCGCGCCTCGCGCATCTCGCCGATCATCGCCTCGGCATCGGTCGTCTCGATGGCCCAGCTCGCGAGCGAGGTGTACACCGACGCCGCCGTCATGGGCTACGTGAGCGAGATCGTCTCCGCGACGCGCACCCACAAGGACGTCGCGCTCGGCGTCAGCATGCGTGGCGCGCTCGCGCTCGCCCGCGCCGCCAAGACGTGGGCGCTCGCCGCCGGCCGCACCTACGTGACCCCCGACGACATCCGCGACCTCGCGGTGCCGGTGCTCGCGCACCGCATCATCGTCGACCCCGAGGCCGAGTTCACGGGGGCGCGCGCGGACGACATCGTCTCGCGCATCCTCGTCGACATCGAGCCGCCGGTCTACCGCGCCGCATGA
- a CDS encoding transglutaminase domain-containing protein, translating into MIASFLAGVRRIAVRSWVDVGVLVVLSLIGIVGLATAFDDSAYLRAGIGGLLIGTIAATASAIWRLGALTTTGLAIVLFFVLGTPVAVPTEGIAAVVPTAQSLTSLCVGAVFGWADIVTLRAPASLPDYIAVVPYVAGLVVGLVGTVLALRWLPRKRTTWRSSLLLVGPAVLYLASVLLGTEEPYHPGVRGVLFAAIALVWLGWRRSQRLGVSGSRAILWRKVRGTAIVVVAAMLLGGLGGWAFAPKPDDRFVLREEIQPPFDPLEYPSPLSGFRKYTKDLAEEPLFTVSGLKTGQLVRLATMDSYDGRLWNVASDTEATSASGTFALVGRSYPEPPLVTPEGSSRVEFEMTGYSDVWMPSVGYQDKVRYDDPQLAERADDLRYNAATGTAVMTSKLREGNRYRVTSIDQAAPVEGELDDVPTANVQLPNASNVPPIVAEKAAEMSAGEETAYGQLRAIETTLKTTGFLSHGAATDSVPSRAGHGSDRMTELFERSHLVGDQEQYASAFALMARSLGYPARVVMGFAPEVPEGTETVEVIGDDVTAWVEVPFEGYGWVPFLPTPDNTDVPQDEVPKPQSEPQPQVRQPPRTEQQQDDLVTAVEVEESDSDDDTIFNLPAWVVVLALSILIPALILLIPALIVGLLKARRERRRRRTGPGDRRVAGAWEEMLDRYSELGYAIPDKLTRPRTAADLEAQLPEDRRGGVQTLARVTDDAVFSGRDVDPDDAEKVWTEAMASVAAARAAATTFRRLIARYRIGAARRWAARVSAKAAKSDAQRRK; encoded by the coding sequence ATGATCGCGTCGTTCCTCGCCGGTGTGCGGCGGATCGCGGTGCGCAGCTGGGTCGATGTCGGCGTGCTCGTCGTGCTGTCGCTCATCGGCATCGTCGGTCTCGCGACCGCGTTCGACGACTCCGCGTATCTGCGCGCCGGCATCGGCGGCCTGCTCATCGGCACGATCGCCGCGACGGCTTCCGCCATCTGGCGCCTCGGCGCCCTCACCACCACGGGCCTCGCGATCGTGCTGTTCTTCGTGCTCGGCACCCCGGTCGCCGTGCCGACCGAAGGCATCGCTGCCGTCGTGCCGACCGCGCAGAGCCTCACAAGCCTGTGCGTCGGCGCGGTCTTCGGTTGGGCCGACATCGTGACCCTGCGCGCGCCCGCGAGCCTGCCGGACTACATCGCGGTGGTCCCGTACGTCGCCGGTCTGGTCGTGGGACTCGTCGGCACCGTGCTCGCCCTGCGCTGGCTGCCGCGCAAGCGCACGACCTGGCGGTCGAGCCTCCTGCTCGTCGGACCCGCGGTGCTCTACCTCGCGAGTGTCCTGCTCGGCACCGAGGAGCCCTACCACCCCGGCGTGCGCGGCGTGCTCTTCGCCGCGATCGCGCTCGTGTGGCTCGGGTGGCGGCGCAGCCAGCGCCTCGGCGTGTCGGGCAGCCGGGCGATCCTCTGGCGCAAGGTGCGCGGCACGGCGATCGTCGTCGTGGCCGCGATGCTCCTCGGCGGCCTCGGCGGCTGGGCCTTCGCCCCGAAGCCCGACGACCGCTTCGTGCTCCGCGAGGAGATCCAGCCCCCGTTCGACCCGCTCGAATACCCGAGCCCGCTCTCCGGGTTCCGCAAGTACACGAAGGACCTCGCCGAGGAGCCCCTCTTCACCGTGAGCGGATTGAAGACCGGCCAGCTGGTCCGTCTCGCCACGATGGACAGCTACGACGGACGTCTGTGGAACGTCGCGAGCGACACCGAGGCCACCTCCGCCTCGGGCACCTTCGCGCTCGTCGGCCGCAGCTACCCGGAGCCGCCGCTCGTCACCCCCGAGGGCTCGTCGCGGGTCGAGTTCGAGATGACCGGGTACTCCGACGTGTGGATGCCGAGCGTCGGCTACCAGGACAAGGTGCGCTACGACGACCCGCAGCTCGCCGAGCGGGCCGACGATCTGCGCTACAACGCGGCCACCGGGACCGCGGTCATGACGTCCAAGCTGCGCGAGGGCAACCGGTACCGTGTCACCTCGATCGACCAGGCGGCGCCCGTCGAGGGCGAACTCGACGACGTGCCGACCGCGAACGTGCAGCTGCCGAACGCGAGCAATGTGCCGCCGATCGTCGCCGAGAAGGCGGCGGAGATGAGCGCCGGCGAGGAGACCGCGTACGGACAGCTGCGCGCGATCGAGACGACACTCAAGACCACGGGCTTCCTGAGCCACGGCGCGGCCACCGACAGCGTGCCGTCGCGGGCCGGCCACGGCTCCGACCGCATGACCGAGCTGTTCGAGCGCTCGCATCTCGTCGGTGATCAGGAGCAGTACGCGTCGGCGTTCGCCCTCATGGCGCGCAGCCTCGGCTATCCGGCGCGGGTCGTCATGGGCTTCGCCCCGGAGGTGCCCGAGGGCACCGAGACCGTCGAGGTCATCGGCGACGACGTCACGGCGTGGGTCGAGGTGCCGTTCGAGGGCTACGGATGGGTTCCGTTCCTGCCCACCCCCGACAACACCGACGTGCCGCAGGACGAGGTGCCGAAGCCGCAGTCCGAACCGCAGCCCCAGGTGCGACAGCCCCCGCGGACGGAGCAGCAGCAGGACGATCTCGTCACGGCCGTGGAGGTGGAGGAGTCCGACTCGGACGACGACACCATCTTCAACCTGCCCGCCTGGGTCGTCGTGCTCGCCCTGAGCATCCTCATCCCCGCGCTCATCCTGCTGATCCCCGCGCTCATCGTCGGGCTGCTGAAGGCCCGACGGGAACGCCGCCGCCGCCGCACCGGGCCCGGGGACCGGCGGGTCGCCGGGGCGTGGGAGGAGATGCTCGACCGGTACTCCGAACTCGGCTACGCGATCCCCGACAAGCTCACGCGACCGCGCACGGCGGCGGATCTCGAGGCGCAACTACCCGAGGATCGTCGCGGCGGCGTGCAGACGCTCGCCCGCGTGACCGACGACGCGGTCTTCTCAGGACGCGACGTGGATCCGGACGACGCCGAGAAGGTGTGGACCGAGGCCATGGCCTCCGTCGCCGCCGCGCGAGCGGCCGCGACGACGTTCCGCCGGCTGATCGCCCGCTACCGCATCGGCGCCGCCCGCCGCTGGGCGGCGCGAGTGAGCGCCAAGGCGGCGAAGTCGGATGCCCAGCGGCGTAAGTGA
- a CDS encoding FHA domain-containing protein: MSDAEKNPFLITPPPGLIPAADPDVDSGTRRSVPAPRIAAPLPPFFPGQGVRATLPQILPPGSPAAVEAERVAAEGQPDAVDPDPAAPETPPATPVVPIASWVLRLPDSTERPLPGTVVLGRNPSVPPNRSGATVLPLDDPARSVSKTHALLEPTVDGLLVHDLNSTNGVVVVDPDGTSRVVEPGHPQPVASGGAVELGSYVVRLARS; the protein is encoded by the coding sequence GTGAGCGACGCGGAGAAGAACCCCTTTCTGATCACACCCCCGCCCGGACTCATCCCTGCCGCGGACCCGGACGTCGATTCCGGCACGCGCCGCAGCGTGCCGGCGCCGCGGATCGCGGCGCCGCTGCCGCCGTTCTTCCCCGGTCAGGGCGTGCGTGCGACGCTCCCGCAGATCCTGCCGCCCGGCTCGCCGGCCGCCGTCGAGGCGGAACGTGTGGCCGCCGAGGGGCAGCCCGATGCGGTCGACCCCGATCCGGCCGCGCCGGAGACGCCGCCGGCGACCCCCGTTGTGCCGATCGCATCCTGGGTGCTGCGCCTGCCGGACAGCACCGAACGGCCTCTGCCCGGCACCGTCGTGCTCGGACGCAACCCCTCCGTGCCGCCGAACCGGAGCGGCGCGACGGTGCTGCCCCTCGACGACCCCGCGCGGAGCGTCTCGAAGACGCACGCGCTGCTCGAACCGACCGTCGACGGGCTGCTCGTCCACGATCTCAACTCCACCAACGGCGTCGTCGTGGTCGACCCCGACGGCACGAGCCGCGTGGTGGAACCGGGGCATCCGCAGCCGGTCGCCAGCGGGGGAGCGGTCGAACTCGGCAGCTACGTCGTGCGCCTCGCGCGCTCCTGA
- the leuC gene encoding 3-isopropylmalate dehydratase large subunit produces MGRTLAEKVWDDHVVVKGENGTPDLLYIDLHLVHEVTSPQAFDGLRMAGRPVRRPDLTIATEDHNTPTLAIDRPIADLTSRTQIDTLRRNAAEFGVRLHSLGDVEQGIVHVVGPQLGLTMPGITVVCGDSHTSTHGAFGAMAFGIGTSEVEHVLATQTLPLKPFKTMAITVEGELRPGVTAKDIILAVIAKIGTGGGQGYVLEYRGSAIRALSMEGRMTICNMSIEAGARAGMVAPDETTYAYLKGRPHAPQGADWDAAVEYWNTLRTDDDAVFDAEVFLDADELEPFVTWGTNPGQGVSLSQPVPDPSTMIDPNERAAAERALEYMDIAPGTPMKDIRVDAVFMGSCTNSRIEDLRAFASIVRGRKKADGVRVMVVPGSARVRLEAEAEGLDKVFEEFGAEWRFAGCSMCLGMNPDQLAPGERCASTSNRNFEGRQGKGGRTHLVSPLVAAATAIRGTLSSPWDLGIDVDTVAEQAEVLR; encoded by the coding sequence GTGGGCAGGACGCTGGCAGAGAAGGTATGGGACGACCACGTCGTCGTGAAGGGTGAGAACGGCACCCCCGACCTCCTCTACATCGACCTCCACCTCGTGCATGAGGTGACGAGCCCGCAGGCCTTCGACGGACTGCGGATGGCGGGTCGTCCGGTGCGGCGCCCCGACCTGACCATCGCCACGGAGGACCACAACACCCCGACCCTCGCGATCGACCGGCCCATCGCCGACCTCACGAGCCGCACCCAGATCGACACGCTGCGCCGCAACGCCGCCGAATTCGGTGTGCGTCTGCACTCGCTCGGCGACGTCGAGCAGGGCATCGTGCACGTCGTGGGACCGCAGCTCGGGCTGACCATGCCCGGCATCACCGTCGTCTGCGGCGACTCGCACACCTCCACGCACGGCGCGTTCGGCGCGATGGCGTTCGGCATCGGCACGAGCGAGGTGGAGCACGTGCTCGCCACGCAGACGCTGCCGCTCAAGCCGTTCAAGACCATGGCGATCACCGTCGAGGGCGAACTCCGCCCGGGCGTCACCGCGAAGGACATCATCCTCGCCGTCATCGCGAAGATCGGCACCGGCGGCGGTCAGGGCTACGTGCTCGAGTACCGCGGCAGCGCCATCCGTGCCCTCTCGATGGAGGGGCGGATGACCATCTGCAACATGTCCATCGAGGCGGGTGCCCGCGCCGGCATGGTCGCCCCGGACGAGACGACCTACGCCTACCTGAAGGGTCGCCCGCACGCCCCGCAGGGCGCCGACTGGGACGCCGCCGTCGAGTACTGGAACACGCTGCGCACCGACGACGACGCGGTCTTCGACGCCGAGGTGTTCCTCGACGCCGACGAGCTCGAGCCGTTCGTCACGTGGGGCACCAACCCCGGGCAGGGCGTCTCGCTGAGCCAGCCCGTGCCCGACCCGTCCACGATGATCGACCCCAACGAGCGCGCCGCCGCCGAGCGCGCCCTCGAGTACATGGACATCGCGCCCGGGACCCCGATGAAGGACATCCGCGTCGACGCGGTGTTCATGGGGTCGTGCACGAACAGCCGCATCGAGGACCTGCGCGCGTTCGCGTCGATCGTGCGCGGTCGCAAGAAGGCCGACGGCGTGCGCGTGATGGTCGTGCCGGGCTCCGCCCGCGTGCGTCTCGAGGCCGAGGCCGAGGGCCTCGACAAGGTGTTCGAGGAGTTCGGCGCCGAATGGCGGTTCGCCGGCTGTTCCATGTGCCTCGGGATGAACCCCGACCAGCTCGCCCCCGGCGAGCGGTGCGCCTCGACCTCGAACCGCAACTTCGAGGGCCGGCAGGGCAAGGGCGGTCGCACCCACCTCGTCTCCCCGCTCGTGGCCGCCGCCACCGCCATCCGCGGCACCCTGTCGAGCCCGTGGGATCTCGGCATCGACGTCGACACCGTCGCCGAGCAGGCGGAGGTGCTGCGCTGA
- the leuD gene encoding 3-isopropylmalate dehydratase small subunit, with protein sequence MEKITTVSGVGVPLRGSNIDTDQIIPAQFLKRVTKTGFDDALFYAWRQDPDFILNRPEYQGATVLVTGPDFGTGSSREHAVWALRDFGFKAVLSPRFGDIFRGNSGKQGLLTGTVDEADIERLWAVLEAAPGTPVTVDLPAQTATAGDITVDFEIDAYTKWRLIEGLDDIALTLRDEAQITTFESRREPWRPTTLPARS encoded by the coding sequence ATGGAGAAGATCACCACCGTCTCGGGCGTCGGCGTGCCGCTGCGCGGCTCCAACATCGACACCGACCAGATCATCCCCGCCCAGTTCCTCAAGCGGGTCACCAAGACCGGGTTCGACGACGCGCTGTTCTACGCGTGGCGGCAGGACCCGGACTTCATCCTCAACCGGCCCGAATACCAGGGCGCGACCGTGCTCGTGACGGGACCCGACTTCGGCACCGGATCGAGCCGCGAGCACGCCGTCTGGGCGCTGCGCGACTTCGGCTTCAAGGCCGTGCTGAGCCCCCGTTTCGGCGACATCTTCCGCGGCAACTCCGGCAAACAGGGCTTGCTCACAGGAACGGTCGACGAGGCCGACATCGAGCGGCTCTGGGCGGTGCTCGAAGCAGCGCCCGGCACCCCGGTGACCGTCGACCTGCCGGCGCAGACCGCCACGGCGGGCGACATCACCGTCGATTTCGAGATCGATGCTTACACTAAATGGAGGTTGATCGAAGGCCTCGACGACATCGCTCTCACGCTGCGCGACGAAGCGCAGATCACCACATTCGAATCCCGCCGGGAACCCTGGCGGCCGACCACGCTTCCTGCCCGAAGCTGA
- a CDS encoding DUF58 domain-containing protein, translating into MTQAAPVQLPTSAPVARGWRARVRAAWSVTRFAATRAWRWAKPYLQVISAVGWLVLLGAVLFLAAGVTLGWPEFVFVGITFLAGLVVAVPFVFGRAAFAVGVELEPRRVVAGERALGRMAVTNTGARKSTPSRMELPVGKGLAEFIIPGLDPQAEHEELFAVPTNRRAVIVAGPAVSVRGDQLGLLRRAVKWSDPTELFVHPRTARLDPSAAGLVRDLEGEITKTITNSDISFHALRAYEPGDDRRYVHWRTSARTGQLMVRQFEETRRSQLTIVQTSDRRYYTSDEEFELAVSVMASIAVQVVREGTRVSVVTEGMSLRTHTPTAVLDDSCRLEQLTSPFANMRDFARISTLTLPPPSVAMVIAGSKSDTTDFRAVESLFGSDSQTFGFRIELGAPARVSRVSGFSVMTIGELADLPRVLRRVR; encoded by the coding sequence ATGACGCAGGCCGCGCCCGTCCAGCTGCCCACCTCCGCGCCGGTCGCGCGGGGGTGGCGCGCCCGCGTGCGCGCGGCGTGGTCGGTCACGCGATTCGCGGCGACCAGGGCGTGGCGGTGGGCGAAGCCCTACCTGCAGGTCATCAGCGCGGTGGGATGGCTCGTGCTGCTCGGAGCCGTGCTCTTCCTCGCCGCCGGAGTGACCCTCGGCTGGCCCGAGTTCGTCTTCGTCGGCATCACCTTCCTCGCCGGCCTCGTCGTCGCGGTGCCCTTCGTCTTCGGCCGCGCCGCCTTCGCGGTCGGGGTGGAACTCGAGCCGCGGCGTGTGGTCGCGGGTGAACGGGCACTCGGCCGGATGGCGGTCACGAACACGGGCGCCCGCAAATCGACCCCCTCACGGATGGAACTGCCCGTCGGCAAGGGACTCGCGGAGTTCATCATCCCCGGCCTCGACCCGCAGGCCGAGCACGAGGAGCTGTTCGCCGTGCCGACGAACCGCCGCGCCGTCATCGTCGCCGGCCCCGCCGTCTCGGTGCGCGGCGACCAGCTGGGCCTGCTGCGGCGCGCGGTGAAGTGGTCGGATCCGACCGAGCTCTTCGTGCATCCGCGCACCGCTCGGCTCGACCCGTCCGCCGCCGGCCTCGTGCGCGACCTCGAGGGCGAGATCACCAAGACGATCACCAACAGCGACATCTCGTTCCACGCGCTGCGCGCCTACGAGCCGGGCGACGACCGTCGTTACGTGCACTGGCGCACCTCGGCGCGCACCGGGCAGCTCATGGTGCGGCAGTTCGAGGAGACACGACGGTCGCAGCTGACGATCGTGCAGACCTCCGACCGTCGGTACTACACGAGCGACGAGGAGTTCGAACTCGCCGTCTCGGTGATGGCCTCGATCGCCGTGCAGGTCGTGCGCGAGGGGACCCGGGTGAGCGTCGTCACCGAGGGCATGTCGTTGCGCACCCACACCCCGACCGCCGTGCTCGACGACTCGTGCCGACTCGAGCAACTCACGTCGCCCTTCGCGAACATGCGCGACTTCGCCCGGATCTCCACGCTGACGCTGCCGCCGCCGAGCGTCGCGATGGTGATCGCGGGCTCCAAGTCCGACACAACCGACTTCCGGGCGGTGGAGTCGCTGTTCGGCTCCGACTCGCAGACCTTCGGATTCCGCATCGAGCTGGGAGCGCCCGCCCGCGTCTCCCGCGTCTCCGGCTTCTCCGTGATGACCATCGGCGAGCTCGCCGACCTGCCGCGCGTGCTGAGGAGGGTGCGATGA
- the murA gene encoding UDP-N-acetylglucosamine 1-carboxyvinyltransferase: MNSLVEDAQKAGARVGMTADKIVINGGKPLQGRIRVRGAKNLVTKAMVASLLGDTESLLRDVPAISDVQVVRNLLEVHGVLVSEPESGELVLDPRNVKSAHFAEIDAFAGSSRIPILFCGPLLHQLGEAFIPDLGGCRIGDRPIDFHLDALRAMGAIVDKGYEGIHLTAPDGLHGANIELPYPSVGATEQVLLTAVRAKGVTELKNAAIEPEIMDLIAILQKMGAIISVEPNRVIFIEGVESLRGYTHTAIFDRNEAASWASAALATEGDVFVEGAKQQELMTFLNIFRKVGGAFDIEDDGIRFYHPGTPLKPVVVETDVHPGFMTDWQQPLVVALTKAEGVSIVHETVYENRFGFTEALIEMGADITVHKQGLESVTRRVPRRPLEQAAVITGPTKLHGADVHVPDLRGGFSHLIAALTAEGRSTISNVGIISRGYEHFIDKLKTLGADFSVAS; this comes from the coding sequence GTGAACTCACTCGTCGAAGACGCCCAGAAGGCGGGAGCGCGGGTCGGAATGACCGCCGACAAGATCGTGATCAACGGCGGCAAACCGCTGCAGGGTCGCATCCGCGTGCGCGGGGCCAAGAACCTCGTCACCAAGGCCATGGTCGCGTCGCTCCTGGGCGACACCGAGAGCCTGCTGCGCGATGTGCCCGCGATCAGCGACGTGCAGGTCGTGCGCAACCTCCTCGAGGTGCACGGCGTGCTCGTGTCGGAACCGGAATCCGGCGAGCTCGTGCTCGACCCCCGCAACGTCAAGAGCGCCCACTTCGCCGAGATCGACGCGTTCGCCGGCTCGAGCCGCATCCCGATCCTGTTCTGCGGCCCGCTGCTGCACCAGCTGGGCGAGGCGTTCATCCCCGACCTCGGCGGCTGCCGCATCGGCGACCGGCCCATCGACTTCCACCTCGACGCGCTGCGCGCCATGGGCGCCATCGTCGACAAGGGCTACGAGGGCATCCACCTCACCGCGCCCGACGGCCTGCACGGCGCCAACATCGAACTGCCGTACCCGAGCGTCGGAGCCACGGAGCAGGTGCTGCTGACCGCCGTGCGCGCGAAGGGCGTCACCGAGCTCAAGAACGCCGCGATCGAGCCCGAGATCATGGACCTCATCGCGATCCTGCAGAAGATGGGCGCGATCATCTCGGTCGAGCCGAACCGCGTCATCTTCATCGAGGGTGTCGAGAGCCTGCGCGGGTACACCCACACGGCGATCTTCGACCGCAACGAGGCCGCGAGCTGGGCGTCCGCCGCCCTCGCGACCGAGGGCGACGTGTTCGTCGAGGGGGCGAAGCAGCAGGAGCTGATGACCTTCCTCAACATCTTCCGCAAGGTCGGCGGCGCCTTCGACATCGAAGACGACGGCATCCGCTTCTACCACCCCGGCACCCCGCTCAAGCCCGTCGTCGTCGAGACGGACGTGCACCCCGGGTTCATGACGGACTGGCAGCAGCCGCTCGTCGTGGCCCTCACGAAGGCCGAGGGCGTCTCGATCGTGCACGAGACCGTGTACGAGAACCGTTTCGGCTTCACCGAGGCGCTCATCGAGATGGGTGCGGACATCACCGTGCACAAGCAGGGTCTCGAGTCGGTCACCCGCCGGGTGCCGCGTCGTCCGCTCGAGCAGGCCGCGGTCATCACCGGCCCGACGAAGCTGCACGGCGCCGATGTGCACGTGCCCGACCTGCGCGGCGGATTCAGCCACCTCATCGCCGCGCTGACGGCGGAGGGACGCTCGACGATCAGCAACGTGGGGATCATCTCGCGCGGCTACGAGCACTTCATCGACAAGCTGAAGACCCTCGGCGCGGACTTCTCCGTCGCGAGCTGA